The Oncorhynchus tshawytscha isolate Ot180627B linkage group LG18, Otsh_v2.0, whole genome shotgun sequence genome has a window encoding:
- the LOC121839928 gene encoding early nodulin-75-like → MKYKGTYGPQHKAARLQYGPQHKAARLQYGPQHKAARLQYGPQHKAARLQYGPQHKAARLQYGPQHKAARLQYGPQHKAARLQYGPQHKAARLQYGPQHKAARLQYGPQHKAARLQYGPQHKAARLQYGPQHKAARLQAARLQGLSTRPPGYRTGLSTRPPGYRTGLSTRPPGYRTGLSTRPPGYSTGLSTRPPGYSTGLSTRPPGYSTGLSTRPPGYSTGLSTRPPGYSTGLSTRPPGYSTGLSTRPPGYSMGLSTRPPGYSTADPGRYPTL, encoded by the exons ATGAAATAtaaggggact TACGGGCCTCAGCACAAGGCCGCCCGGTTGCAGTACGGGCCTCAGCACAAGGCCGCCCGGTTACAGTACGGGCCTCAGCACAAGGCCGCCCGGTTACAGTACGGGCCTCAGCACAAGGCCGCCCGGTTACAGTACGGGCCTCAGCACAAGGCCGCCCGGTTACAGTACGGGCCTCAGCACAAGGCCGCCCGGTTACAGTACGGGCCTCAGCACAAGGCCGCCCGGTTACAGTACGGGCCTCAGCACAAGGCCGCCCGGTTACAGTACGGGCCTCAGCACAAGGCCGCCCGGTTACAGTACGGGCCTCAGCACAAGGCCGCCCGGTTACAGTACGGGCCTCAGCACAAGGCCGCCCGGTTACAGTACGGGCCTCAGCACAAGGCCGCCCGGTTACAGGCCGCCCGGTTACAGGGCCTCAGCACAAGGCCGCCCGGTTACAGGACGGGCCTCAGCACAAGGCCGCCCGGTTACAGGACGGGCCTCAGCACAAGGCCGCCCGGTTACAGGACGGGCCTCAGCACAAGGCCGCCCGGTTACAGTACGGGCCTCAGCACAAGGCCGCCCGGTTACAGTACGGGCCTCAGCACAAGGCCGCCCGGTTACAGTACGGGCCTCAGCACAAGGCCGCCCGGTTACAGTACGGGCCTCAGCACAAGGCCGCCCGGTTACAGTACGGGCCTCAGCACAAGGCCGCCCGGTTACAGTACGGGCCTCAGCACAAGGCCGCCCGGTTACAGTATGGGCCTCAGCACAAGGCCACCCGGTTACAGTACAGCAG ACCCTGGCCGttaccccactctctga
- the LOC112217878 gene encoding leucine-rich repeat transmembrane protein FLRT2: MEFQAGLWNKDWGSFLRFWLTVILSLNVHFSCPATSCPEECRCDKTFVYCNERSLTSVPLGVTEGYKILYLHNNQINNAGFPWELHNVASVETVYLYGNQLDEFPINLPKNIRVLHLQENNIQTISRAALAQLPRLEELHLDDNSISTVGVEEGAFRDAVSLKLLFLTKNHLSSVPIGLPEDLTELRLDENRIAVIAEEAFQNVTRLQRLLLDGNLLTDEGVAPGTFQELSNLRELALARNSLTFPPPLLPTQSLVKLSLQDNQMDQIPVTAFSGLQRLERLDISNNQLQTLTQGVFDGLISLRQLTVRNNPWRCDCTVKWVVVWLKSLPGSINVRGSMCQSPARVRGMAIRELTLDSIQCPAGTDLQPDLWPTLRSTPPHPQLPTTTTLITSSMTSSIPTFTTSSYPTSPSPPHAMPPHPAGPLPPYEDPLRISFHVVNASCIEVSWASYFTVTAYKVTWVKMGQSLMSDVSRERTVSGERRKLSLTNLEPRSVYRVCVYVLDTLNSYRPGEDTICSDARTKSTSSSSNNNKATGSEEAQQDTNSTLLLAGVIGGAVLVVLVMLLSLFCWHMHKKSRSESSKWKYNRGRRKDDYCEAGTKKDNSILEMTETSFQIVSLNNEQLLKGDYRIQPIYTPNGGIGFRDCHLSNNSLAYCKSSNVPSTEFCHT, translated from the coding sequence ATGGAGTTTCAGGCTGGGCTGTGGAATAAAGATTGGGGTTCATTTCTGCGTTTCTGGTTGACAGTCATCCTGAGCCTCAATGTGCACTTCAGCTGCCCTGCCACCTCGTGCCCAGAAGAGTGCCGCTGCGACAAAACCTTTGTTTACTGCAACGAGCGGAGCCTGACGTCTGTGCCTCTGGGGGTGACAGAGGGCTACAAGATTCTCTACCTCCACAACAACCAGATCAACAATGCAGGGTTCCCATGGGAACTACACAACGTGGCGTCCGTGGAGACAGTGTATCTCTACGGCAACCAGTTGGACGAGTTCCCCATCAACCTGCCTAAGAACATCCGGGTGCTCCACCTGCAAGAGAACAACATCCAGACCATCTCCAGGGCTGCCTTAGCCCAACTGCCCCGCTTAGAGGAGCTCCACCTGGACGATAACTCCATCTCTACGgttggggtggaggagggggcgtTCCGGGATGCTGTCAGCCTCAAGCTGCTCTTCCTCACCAAGAACCACCTGAGCAGTGTCCCCATTGGTCTCCCAGAGGACCTCACAGAGCTGCGATTAGACGAGAACCGTATCGCGGTCATTGCTGAGGAGGCGTTCCAGAACGTGACGCGGCTACAGCGCCTCCTGTTGGATGGCAACTTGTTGACAGACGAGGGCGTGGCCCCGGGGACGTTCCAGGAGCTGTCCAACCTCCGGGAGCTGGCGCTGGCCCGTAACTCTCTGACgttccccccacccctcctcccgaCGCAGTCCCTGGTCAAGCTCAGCCTGCAGGATAATCAGATGGACCAAATCCCAGTGACAGCCTTCTCCGGCCTCCAGAGGCTCGAGAGACTGGATATCTCCAATAACCAGCTGCAGACGCTGACACAGGGGGTCTTTGACGGCCTCATCAGCCTCAGACAGCTCACTGTTCGGAACAACCCGTGGCGCTGCGATTGCACCGTCAAATGGGTGGTGGTGTGGCTCAAGTCGCTGCCAGGCTCAATCAACGTGCGCGGTTCAATGTGCCAGAGCCCAGCGAGGGTGCGCGGCATGGCAATCAGAGAACTCACCCTGGATTCTATCCAGTGCCCAGCTGGGACGGACCTCCAGCCCGACCTCTGGCCTACCCTGCGCTCCACGCCCCCACACCCCcaactccccaccaccaccaccctcattACCTCCTCCATGACCAGCTCTATTCCCACCTTCACAACCTCCTCCTACCCCACatcaccctcccctccccatgcCATGCCTCCCCACCCCGCTGGCCCACTGCCCCCCTATGAGGACCCCCTACGGATATCCTTCCACGTGGTCAATGCCTCCTGCATCGAGGTAAGCTGGGCTTCCTACTTCACCGTCACAGCCTACAAGGTGACCTGGGTCAAGATGGGCCAGAGCCTGATGAGCGATGTCAGCCGCGAAAGGACGGTGAGTGGGGAAAGGCGGAAGCTTAGCTTGACCAACCTGGAGCCCAGGTCGGTGTACCGGGTCTGTGTTTATGTGCTGGACACCCTCAACTCCTACCGCCCAGGGGAGGATACAATATGCTCAGACGCCAGAACCAAGTCGACCTCATCCAGCTCCAACAACAACAAGGCCACAGGGTCGGAGGAAGCTCAACAGGACACCAACTCCACTCTCCTTTTGGCCGGGGTGATAGGCGGGGCAGTCCTTGTCGTCCTGGTAATGCTGCTGAGCCTGTTTTGTTGGCACATGCACAAGAAGAGCCGCTCTGAATCGTCCAAGTGGAAATACAACCGTGGCAGGAGAAAAGACGACTACTGCGAGGCGGGGACCAAAAAGGATAACTCTATACTGGAAATGACTGAGACCAGCTTTCAGATAGTTTCCCTGAACAATGAGCAACTTTTGAAAGGTGATTACAGGATTCAGCCCATCTATACACCCAATGGAGGCATCGGCTTCAGAGACTGCCACCTCAGTAACAATAGCTTAGCCTACTGCAAGAGCAGCAACGTTCCCAGCACCGAGTTCTGCCACACGTGA